From Myxococcus stipitatus, the proteins below share one genomic window:
- a CDS encoding threonine synthase, whose protein sequence is MARQHIHRLTCLRCGRHHAPESSSTCDACGLEGILDVEYDYERVASTMTPEALRSRAANHWRYWELLPLSDGTRPPSLHLGMTPVDEAPRLAAALGLRSLRLKDETRNPTCSFKDRASSVGVLRAREEGRAAIACASTGNAASSLAGFSAAVGLESFIFVPARAPEPKLAQLLVFGAHVVRVQATYDDAWELCQAACERYGWYNRNCAVNPYLVEGKKTAGLELAEQLGADLPDWVVVSVGDGCTLGGVWKGLQQMHRLGFIPRLPRLLGVQAAGSPAVARAFAAGADTLPDAGADTLADSIAVSRPRNWRRAVRAVRESHGTLVCVEDAEILEAMRDTARLSAIFPEPAAAAATAGLARAVREGTVHPRESAVVLVTGNGLKDTRAALQATRPPLDLPPDLDALDTALREHRLL, encoded by the coding sequence ATGGCCCGCCAGCACATCCACCGACTCACGTGCCTGCGCTGTGGCAGGCACCACGCCCCCGAGTCGTCCTCCACGTGCGACGCCTGTGGACTCGAGGGCATCCTCGACGTGGAGTATGACTACGAGCGCGTCGCGAGCACGATGACCCCGGAGGCCCTGCGCTCGCGCGCCGCGAACCACTGGCGGTATTGGGAGCTGCTCCCCTTGAGCGATGGGACGCGTCCCCCCTCGCTCCACCTGGGCATGACGCCCGTCGACGAAGCACCACGTCTGGCCGCGGCGCTCGGCCTGCGCTCGCTGCGGCTCAAGGACGAGACGCGCAATCCCACCTGCTCCTTCAAGGACCGCGCGAGCTCCGTCGGGGTGCTCAGGGCGCGCGAGGAGGGGCGCGCGGCCATCGCCTGCGCCTCCACCGGCAACGCCGCCTCCTCACTCGCGGGCTTCTCCGCCGCCGTGGGGCTGGAGAGCTTCATCTTCGTCCCCGCGCGCGCGCCCGAGCCGAAGCTGGCCCAGCTGCTCGTCTTCGGGGCCCACGTCGTCCGCGTCCAGGCCACCTACGACGACGCCTGGGAGCTGTGCCAGGCCGCCTGCGAGCGCTACGGCTGGTACAACCGCAACTGCGCGGTGAACCCCTACCTGGTCGAGGGCAAGAAGACCGCGGGCCTGGAGCTCGCCGAACAGCTGGGAGCGGACCTCCCCGACTGGGTCGTGGTCTCCGTGGGAGATGGGTGCACGCTGGGCGGCGTGTGGAAGGGCCTCCAGCAGATGCACCGCCTGGGGTTCATCCCGCGCCTGCCGCGCTTGCTCGGCGTCCAGGCCGCAGGCAGCCCCGCGGTGGCCCGGGCCTTCGCCGCTGGAGCGGACACCCTGCCCGACGCCGGAGCGGACACGCTGGCGGACTCCATCGCCGTCTCCCGGCCCCGCAACTGGCGCCGCGCCGTGCGCGCCGTGCGCGAGTCCCACGGCACCCTGGTGTGCGTGGAGGACGCGGAGATCCTTGAGGCCATGCGCGACACGGCCCGCCTCTCCGCCATCTTCCCCGAACCCGCCGCCGCCGCCGCCACCGCCGGGCTCGCCCGCGCCGTGCGCGAAGGCACCGTGCACCCGCGCGAGAGCGCGGTCGTGCTGGTCACCGGCAACGGCCTCAAGGACACCCGCGCCGCGCTCCAGGCCACGCGCCCGCCCCTGGACCTGCCACCGGACCTCGACGCGCTCGACACGGCCCTGCGGGAGCACCGGCTCCTGTAG
- the sbnA gene encoding 2,3-diaminopropionate biosynthesis protein SbnA, which yields MSQTTDLRVIVKAFEEGLRETPVVPLRMEGIELFAKLEYCNAFGSVKDRPAFWILKSAVESGDVTMGSTIVESSSGNFASALASYCQLLGLRFIAVIDPNIAPGNESFLRRACDEVVKVEERDDKGGFLKTRLNKVKELCAAIPGAFWTNQYGNPKAMEAHYLLTGEEMCRSFSELDYVFVGVSTGGTISGVSHRVKERFPSARVIAVDAEGSVIFGGEPKKRHIPGIGATTVPELLKQARIDDVVLVPEMEAVQACRELLFDHGLFVGGSSGSAYAAVKRYLPKMRSLSRPPKVLFLCADRGSAYLDTVFNPTWAMRLAS from the coding sequence ATGTCCCAGACGACGGACCTGCGAGTGATCGTGAAGGCGTTCGAAGAGGGGCTGCGGGAGACCCCCGTGGTGCCGCTCCGGATGGAGGGCATCGAGCTCTTCGCGAAGCTCGAGTATTGCAACGCGTTCGGGAGCGTGAAGGACCGCCCCGCGTTCTGGATCCTCAAGTCAGCGGTGGAGTCCGGCGACGTGACGATGGGGTCGACCATCGTCGAGTCCTCGTCTGGTAATTTCGCCTCCGCGCTCGCCAGCTATTGCCAGCTGTTGGGGCTGCGCTTCATCGCGGTGATCGACCCCAACATCGCGCCTGGCAACGAGTCCTTCCTCCGCCGCGCCTGTGACGAGGTCGTCAAGGTGGAGGAGCGGGATGACAAGGGGGGATTCCTCAAGACGCGGCTGAACAAGGTGAAGGAGCTGTGCGCCGCCATCCCTGGAGCGTTCTGGACCAACCAGTACGGAAATCCCAAGGCGATGGAGGCCCACTACCTGCTGACGGGCGAGGAGATGTGCCGCAGCTTCAGCGAACTGGACTACGTGTTCGTGGGGGTGAGCACGGGGGGGACCATCTCCGGCGTGTCGCACCGGGTGAAGGAGCGCTTCCCCTCCGCCCGGGTGATCGCCGTGGACGCGGAGGGTTCGGTCATCTTCGGCGGCGAGCCCAAGAAGCGCCACATCCCCGGCATTGGCGCGACGACGGTGCCGGAGCTGCTCAAGCAGGCGCGCATCGACGACGTGGTGCTGGTGCCGGAGATGGAGGCGGTGCAGGCGTGCCGTGAGTTGCTCTTCGACCACGGGCTCTTCGTGGGAGGCTCGTCCGGCTCCGCCTATGCCGCCGTGAAGCGCTACCTTCCGAAGATGCGCTCCCTCTCGCGACCGCCCAAGGTGCTCTTCCTGTGCGCCGACCGCGGTTCCGCCTATCTCGATACGGTCTTCAACCCGACATGGGCCATGCGCCTCGCCAGCTAG
- the sbnB gene encoding 2,3-diaminopropionate biosynthesis protein SbnB, whose protein sequence is MDFNFSVITGKVIHQLIHSRVEECVRKVEAAYLAHDDKRSVNPDSYFLLFPEKPRDRIIALPAFLGGEFDVSGIKWIASYPENVAKGFPRASAVLVLNSYETGYPFACLESSIISAARTAGSAVLAAEWMNGRSRRVRSVGLVGNGLIARYLYTFLLRMGWEMDEVLLYDVAPGEADRFANQVVDKQRHQRVVVAHDLETVARGSELLIFATVAPAPYVHDASLLAHNPLVLNISLRDIAPELLLRSYNIVDDVEHVMKANTSPHLAEKLTGNREFVTGTLAQLIRGRCQVARDKPIIFSPFGLGVLDLAVGKWVYDEAVATGQDVRIADFFSELTR, encoded by the coding sequence ATGGACTTCAACTTCTCCGTCATCACCGGCAAGGTCATCCACCAGCTCATCCACTCGCGCGTCGAGGAGTGCGTCCGCAAGGTGGAGGCCGCGTATCTCGCGCACGACGACAAGCGGTCGGTCAATCCCGACAGCTACTTCCTGCTGTTCCCGGAGAAGCCGAGGGACCGCATCATCGCGCTGCCGGCGTTCCTCGGCGGCGAGTTCGACGTGTCGGGCATCAAGTGGATCGCCAGCTACCCGGAGAACGTGGCCAAGGGCTTTCCGAGGGCCTCGGCGGTGCTGGTGCTCAACAGCTACGAGACGGGCTATCCGTTCGCCTGCCTCGAGTCGTCCATCATCTCCGCGGCGCGCACGGCGGGGTCGGCGGTGCTGGCGGCGGAGTGGATGAATGGCCGCTCACGCCGCGTGCGCTCGGTGGGGCTCGTGGGCAACGGCCTCATCGCCCGCTACCTCTACACCTTCCTCCTGCGCATGGGCTGGGAGATGGACGAGGTGCTGCTCTACGACGTCGCGCCTGGAGAGGCGGACCGCTTCGCCAACCAGGTGGTGGACAAGCAGCGTCACCAGCGCGTCGTGGTGGCTCACGACCTGGAGACGGTGGCGCGCGGCAGCGAGCTGCTCATCTTCGCCACGGTGGCGCCCGCGCCCTATGTCCACGACGCGAGCCTGCTGGCGCACAACCCGCTCGTGCTCAACATCTCCCTGAGGGATATCGCGCCGGAGCTGCTGCTGCGCTCCTACAACATCGTGGATGACGTGGAGCACGTGATGAAGGCCAACACGTCTCCGCACCTGGCCGAGAAGCTCACGGGCAACCGCGAGTTCGTCACGGGGACGCTCGCGCAGCTCATCCGGGGGCGGTGCCAGGTGGCGAGGGACAAGCCCATCATCTTCTCGCCGTTCGGCCTGGGCGTGCTGGACCTCGCGGTGGGCAAGTGGGTCTACGACGAGGCGGTCGCGACCGGGCAGGACGTGCGCATCGCCGACTTCTTCTCCGAGCTGACGCGCTGA